A single region of the candidate division KSB1 bacterium genome encodes:
- a CDS encoding bifunctional UDP-3-O-[3-hydroxymyristoyl] N-acetylglucosamine deacetylase/3-hydroxyacyl-ACP dehydratase: protein MSEQQRTISRERSLTGIGLHTGHPVTLTLKPAGIGEGIRFRRIDLGPDAEIPALVDHVVEIARATVLGRGDARVHTVEHVLAAALASGVDNLTVELTADEPPAMDGSAQPFMELLRDAGIVEQEAPREYVELEQTLTYHSDRDGIDIVVVPSAEFRATYMIDYVHASIGNQYTSMYTLEEFGREFASARTFCLLSETEALKAQGLILGGSLENAVVFVDREYSQGDLDQLKRMFRLPEGTKLGTRTLDDRPLRFPNEPVRHKVLDLVGDLALVGAPIKGHVLAAKGGHASHVEVAKLLRKILESQRIARKFGGKTGAGYVFDSVAIQALLPHKYPMLLVDRILELTPLERVVGLKNVTRNEPFFDGHFPGHPVMPGVLIVEAMGQTGGVLLLNSVEHPETKVVYFTGLDNVKFRKTVVPGDQIKFTVTMSMFRRNLCKMRGEAHVDGVLAAEADMTALIVEK from the coding sequence GTGAGCGAGCAACAGAGAACTATTTCGCGGGAGCGGTCGCTCACGGGGATTGGCCTGCACACAGGACACCCGGTGACACTTACGCTGAAGCCGGCGGGCATCGGTGAGGGGATTCGGTTTCGGCGGATTGATCTCGGACCCGACGCCGAGATTCCGGCGCTGGTCGATCATGTAGTGGAGATTGCACGAGCCACCGTGCTCGGGCGCGGCGACGCGCGCGTGCACACGGTTGAGCACGTGCTGGCGGCCGCCCTGGCCAGCGGGGTGGATAATCTCACCGTCGAGTTGACCGCGGACGAACCGCCGGCGATGGACGGCAGCGCACAGCCGTTCATGGAGCTGCTGCGCGACGCGGGCATTGTCGAGCAAGAGGCGCCGCGCGAGTACGTTGAGCTCGAGCAGACCCTGACCTATCACAGCGACCGCGACGGAATCGACATCGTGGTGGTGCCGTCCGCCGAGTTTCGCGCGACGTACATGATCGACTATGTCCACGCGTCGATCGGCAACCAGTACACCTCGATGTACACGCTGGAGGAGTTCGGCCGCGAATTTGCGTCGGCGCGGACCTTCTGCCTGCTGTCGGAAACGGAGGCCCTCAAGGCGCAGGGGCTGATTCTCGGCGGTTCACTGGAGAATGCCGTCGTGTTCGTGGACCGGGAGTATTCACAAGGAGATCTGGACCAGCTCAAGCGGATGTTTAGGCTGCCGGAAGGGACGAAGCTCGGGACGCGCACGCTGGATGACCGTCCACTGCGTTTTCCGAATGAGCCCGTGCGACACAAGGTCTTGGATCTCGTGGGCGATCTGGCCCTGGTCGGCGCGCCGATCAAGGGTCACGTACTGGCGGCCAAGGGCGGACATGCGTCGCATGTGGAAGTCGCGAAGCTGTTGCGGAAGATCCTGGAGTCCCAGCGCATCGCTCGCAAGTTCGGCGGCAAGACGGGCGCGGGCTACGTCTTCGACTCGGTTGCGATTCAGGCCTTGCTTCCGCATAAGTACCCGATGCTGCTGGTCGATCGCATTCTGGAGCTGACTCCGCTTGAGCGCGTGGTTGGGCTTAAGAATGTGACGCGCAATGAGCCGTTCTTCGACGGGCACTTTCCCGGGCATCCGGTGATGCCGGGGGTGTTGATTGTGGAGGCGATGGGGCAGACGGGCGGTGTGTTGCTGCTGAACTCGGTGGAGCACCCGGAGACCAAAGTGGTGTATTTTACGGGCCTGGACAACGTGAAGTTTCGCAAGACCGTGGTGCCGGGAGACCAGATCAAGTTCACGGTGACGATGTCGATGTTCAGGCGGAATCTCTGCAAGATGCGCGGTGAAGCGCATGTGGACGGAGTGCTGGCCGCGGAAGCGGATATGACGGCGCTCATTGTGGAAAAATAG